The nucleotide window TTGTGCCCACTCTTGTTAAAAAACCGGATTATGTTACTGACCTTACCCTTAACCCTCAAGTTGTTAAAATTTATTATAAAATGAAATAACGGCCAGGAAATTTACTACTAACAAAAAAAATATCTTTTTATATTGAACCTTCCAGATAAACCCCTTAAGATTGGTATTACTGGTGGCATCGGCACAGGTAAAAGCATTGTATGTAAAATTTTTGAACTTCTTGGCATTCCAATATACGATGCCGATGCAAGAGCAAAATGGCTTCTTACACATGATGTAGAATTGATCAAACAAATAAGGCAGCATTTTGGAGAGAATGTATATCTGTCTGTTAATGACAACCAACTCAATAAAAAAATTTTATCTGACAGGATTTATAAAAATCCAAATCAATTAGATTTGCTCAACAGTTTGGTTCATCCAAAAGTGATGGATGATTATGAAAAGTGGCAGAAAAACAATAT belongs to Cytophagales bacterium and includes:
- a CDS encoding dephospho-CoA kinase, encoding MNLPDKPLKIGITGGIGTGKSIVCKIFELLGIPIYDADARAKWLLTHDVELIKQIRQHFGENVYLSVNDNQLNKKILSDRIYKNPNQLDLLNSLVHPKVMDDYEKWQKNNIHHPYIIKEAALLYESGSYQYLDKIITVYAPVSLRIERILKRDPHRTESDVKAIMAAQISDEQKVKKADYVIYNDDKKMVIPQVLELHKKFTSTK